From the Ensifer adhaerens genome, the window TGGCCTTGTCGTTCGCCGTGATCGTCGCTCCCGTCGGGGGAAGGGCGGTTTCGGCAGAAACGATCACGATCCGGCGGCGCGGCGTGCTGCGGTGCTGCATGCGCGACACTACTTCCTGCCCGACGTAGCAGCCCTTCTTGAACGAAAGGCCACCGTTCTTGTCCAGCAGAACATCATGCGGAAAAGCATCTTGCGCCGCATAGTCGGGGCCGGCATTCGCTACGCCCGCTGCGATGCGAAGCCGCTCCAGGTCTTCGATGCCAGCCGCGTCGCCGGCACCATCACCGTAGGCGCGGAAGAGTGCGATGCCGGCCTTCTCGAAGCGGTGATCCCGGTAGGCACCCTCAGGCGCAGCTACGTCGAATATCACGGTGACGGCGGACGCATCGATCGAAAGATCGACCGCCGAGCGTAGCTTGTACATCGTCAACCGCTTCAGCAGCGCTTCCGCCTGGTCGCGCGCCGTCTCAAGCCGGAGGCCGGCGTCGTCACGGGAAATGATGAAGTCGAACAGGATCTTGCCCTGCGGCGTCAAAAGCGCGCCCGGACGCGCTTCGTCGGGCGCCAGCGCGTCGAGGTCGGTGGTGATCAATCCCTGGAGAAGATCTTCCGCATCCTTGCCGGAGACGGCGACAATCGCGCGGTCGTCGAGGCGAACCCTGGGCATCGTTCGAATCCTGCTCCGCGGGGTAGAAGCCCCCGCTCTAACCTGGAGCATTTCCAGCACAAAGTGCCTAGCGGTTTTGCGGTCGGAAATGCCTAACAACAATCACCGATCACGCCGGCGATCCCGGTCGACTCGACCTAGTACCATCGTGATCTCATGGCGAAGAGGTAGGATGTTCGGAGAGGATCGGCAAGCTCGGTCGCCGGCGCTCAGTCGCCGGCGATGAAGAATTTCCACTTTCCGTCCGACATGATGCCGACGCGGTAGAAGTTGTAGCTGCCGAATTCTTCCATATCGGCAAAGTCGCCGGCCGTAACCAGGCGGAACAGGTCGACCTTTTCCGGCGCCGTCAGTGTGGAAAGCTTCTTTTCGGCGAAGTATGGCCAGACATAAGCTTCCTGCGGCGTGCCCTTATCCACCAGCACGAAGCCGGTCGAAAGCACGTCGAGCAGG encodes:
- a CDS encoding YgfZ/GcvT domain-containing protein, with product MPRVRLDDRAIVAVSGKDAEDLLQGLITTDLDALAPDEARPGALLTPQGKILFDFIISRDDAGLRLETARDQAEALLKRLTMYKLRSAVDLSIDASAVTVIFDVAAPEGAYRDHRFEKAGIALFRAYGDGAGDAAGIEDLERLRIAAGVANAGPDYAAQDAFPHDVLLDKNGGLSFKKGCYVGQEVVSRMQHRSTPRRRIVIVSAETALPPTGATITANDKAIGTLGTVQGKSALAIVRIDKAGEAMANGVPLLAGDVAVSMVLPAWTGLTFPTSADEASA